The genomic region TTGAGTTGCTTGAGTTACAGTTAGGATTTTCCCGCCAAGCTTCATACCAATAAGACCCACACGTGCTTCAACAGTGACTGATTGATCAGCATACTTCATAACAATAGGTTTTTTAAAATTACTTAATATCCGAAATCAAAGACACATATAAGACTGTGAATACCAATATCGACGCGAACAAGGTTCAAAAATCTTTACTCGAGGTGTACTCAGTCGGGACTTTTCAGGGAGTACTCGGCAACTCGGGGAGTACTTcaaatgttgaccaagtttgacttctaCCAATTTTGACCGATTTTTGAGCAATTTTGACTGATTTCTTGAGTAATCCCGAGTTTCTTTCAAGTTTTGACTTATTTTCCAAGTTTTGAGAAAATAATTTAACGGCTAATGTTTGAGGGTGTTGTAGAGGCGAGGGTGCATCGTTGGTGCAACTTCTAACCTTTGACAACAGGTGTAACAGCAAATAATAAGCTGCTATCTCGTCGTCACCAAGAACTACAGTAAGATGGCGTAATATAGATTCACGTATTCCTTTCACCAAATGTGGTTTTGGCTGTAAGATCACAAAAATCAAAACATATTTTACATTGTAAACAAACAATGAAGTTGTGGTTTAGCAACTATTCAGA from Rutidosis leptorrhynchoides isolate AG116_Rl617_1_P2 chromosome 9, CSIRO_AGI_Rlap_v1, whole genome shotgun sequence harbors:
- the LOC139865999 gene encoding mini-chromosome maintenance complex-binding protein-like isoform X1, whose protein sequence is MLQTIRYCIVHKKVSLRDMIISSPTLEPKPHLVKGIRESILRHLTVVLGDDEIAAYYLLLHLLSKYADQSVTVEARVGLIGMKLGGKILTVTQATQDVSVMVPNIF
- the LOC139865999 gene encoding mini-chromosome maintenance complex-binding protein-like isoform X2, producing MLQTIRYCIVHKKVSLRDMIISSPTLEPKPHLVKGIRESILRHLTVVLGDDEIAAYYLLLHLLSKYADQSVTVEARVGLIGMKLGGKILTVTQATQDVSVPNIF